The segment GAAGCAATGCTGTGTTCCATTTCGTCCATTTCGTCCATCTCATCAGGGATCTCTCCGTTGAAAAGTGAATCGCCGCTATCATATCGAGGGTTACCGATGGAGTCAATCGAACCACGCGAACCGAGGGAACCACGCCACCCTGCCGACTTGACTCCCCCTTTTTCCCCCGATATGATCAGATTAAGAACCGAGGAATCGACGATGCGTACAAACAGTTCCCCCCTCTCTCAAAATGCCATTACCGTCTTAGAGAGACGATACCTTAAAAAAGATCCGGAAGGGCGCCTGATTGAAACACCGGAACAGATGTTCCGCCGGGTGGCCCATAACATCGCGGAAGCCGACCGACGGTACCGATCGGCCTCGGAGGCGGCAGAGACAGCGGAAGTTTTCTACGACCTCCTCTCCTCGCTGGAATTCCTCCCCAACTCCCCCACCTTGATGAATGCGGGACGGGAGCTGCAGCAGCTCTCCGCCTGCTTTGTGATCCCGGTGGAAGATTCACTTGAATCGATCTTTGAGGCGGTCAAAGACACAGCGTTGATCCATCAGAGCGGCGGCGGAACCGGCTTTTCCTTCTCGCGGCTCCGTCCCCAGAATGATCGGGTCCTCTCGACCTCGGGAATCGCCTCCGGACCGGTCTCTTTCATGAAAGTCTTCAACATGGCGACCGAGGTGATCAAACAGGGAGGGGCCCGACGCGGCGCGAACATGGGGATTCTTCGCGTCGATCACCCGGACATCCTCGACTTCATTACCATCAAGGAAGATCCCCGCGAGATGGTCAACTTCAACCTCTCGGTGGCCGTCACCGATCGTTTCATGGACGCGCTGCAGAAGGAGGCGAGCTATCCGCTCCTCAGCCCCCGAGCCCAAACAGAGGTCCGGCGTCTTCCGGCGCGGATGGTCTTCAATCAAATAATTCAATCCGCCTGGAAGACCGGGGACCCCGGCATTATTTTTATCGACCGGATCAATCAAGCCAACCCAACCCCGGCGCTCGGCGCCTTTGAGGCGACCAATCCCTGCGGCGAGCAACCGCTCCTCTCCTATGAGTCGTGCAATCTTGGCTCGATTAATCTTGTCAAAATGCATTCGGAAAAGGGGACGATCGACGACTCGAAGCTGCGGGAGACGGTTTGGAAAGCGGTTCACTTCCTCGACAATGTGATCGATCAGAATCAATATCCCCTTCCCGAGATCGCAGAAGCGACCTATCGAACCCGAAAGATCGGACTCGGCGTCATGGGATTTGCCGACCTCTTAACCGCATTGGCAATTCCTTATGACAGCCGTGAAGCGCTCGCGCTTGCCGAAGAGATCATGTCGCTCATTCGACGCGAGGCACGCGAAGCTTCCGCAGCGCTTGCGAAAGAGCGGGGGGTCTTTCCGGCCTACGA is part of the Candidatus Manganitrophaceae bacterium genome and harbors:
- a CDS encoding vitamin B12-dependent ribonucleotide reductase, whose translation is MRTNSSPLSQNAITVLERRYLKKDPEGRLIETPEQMFRRVAHNIAEADRRYRSASEAAETAEVFYDLLSSLEFLPNSPTLMNAGRELQQLSACFVIPVEDSLESIFEAVKDTALIHQSGGGTGFSFSRLRPQNDRVLSTSGIASGPVSFMKVFNMATEVIKQGGARRGANMGILRVDHPDILDFITIKEDPREMVNFNLSVAVTDRFMDALQKEASYPLLSPRAQTEVRRLPARMVFNQIIQSAWKTGDPGIIFIDRINQANPTPALGAFEATNPCGEQPLLSYESCNLGSINLVKMHSEKGTIDDSKLRETVWKAVHFLDNVIDQNQYPLPEIAEATYRTRKIGLGVMGFADLLTALAIPYDSREALALAEEIMSLIRREAREASAALAKERGVFPAYDQSIYAGQGLRLRNATTTTIAPTGTLSVIAGCSSGIEPLYALSYHRRVLGGVRLPELNARFVEAARQGNFYSEALIARIAATGSVKGLPEVPQKIQRIFVTAHDLSPEFHIRIQAAFQKHTDNAVSKTVNFPREATPQDVEKVFLLAYREGCKGVTIYRDMSREEQVLACAQSDYC